The genomic stretch TTTGAATTTTTCCATATGCATGACATTGAAAAAAAAGAATACATCTTTTTCAAGATACGTTCTGGCGAGATTTTTTAGTAATTCTATTTTTATTTTTGTATCTTCTTCTTTCACAATAGCAGGATATCCTCCAAAAAGGAGATATTCTTGCAATAAAGAGTTAAATTCTTGTTGAAAAACAGGTTCCATTGTAATATTTTCTTCTTTTTCCAAGAGAAAATCTTGTACTGTTTTTTTGTAGTCTGTAAAGATTTTGTGTAGATCTTTTGCTTTCCATAGAAGAAATTCTTCAAAGTCAAGTGGGAGAAGCTCGAAATAGACTACTCGTCCTACGAGGTGTTTTCCGATTTCAACTTTTATATCAAAGGATCCAGATCCAGTGACAAATATTTTTATTTTATCTGAAAAAAGATCATAAATAAGTTTTAAATTTTTTCCTACATTTTTATTGTATTGTGCTTCATCGATAAAAAGAAGATTTTGCTTGTTTTCAATGTATCTTTTTATAAATTCTTTTGGGTTTTTTTCAAAGCTTTGTAATAGTTCTTCGTCTTCAAGTGTTATATAGTGACCTCCTAGTTGTTGTTGTAAATGCTGTAGTACTGTTGTTTTTCCACTTTGTCGTGGTCCTTTTATTAGAATGATTTCTTTTCTTTTTACCCAGTTTTCCAGGTTTT from Candidatus Thermoplasmatota archaeon encodes the following:
- a CDS encoding ATP-binding protein — protein: MEYYPRKIDKNLENWVKRKEIILIKGPRQSGKTTVLQHLQQQLGGHYITLEDEELLQSFEKNPKEFIKRYIENKQNLLFIDEAQYNKNVGKNLKLIYDLFSDKIKIFVTGSGSFDIKVEIGKHLVGRVVYFELLPLDFEEFLLWKAKDLHKIFTDYKKTVQDFLLEKEENITMEPVFQQEFNSLLQEYLLFGGYPAIVKEEDTKIKIELLKNLARTYLEKDVFFFFNVMHMEKFKKVLNYLSFNNGSLLEISSIISELHMDFKTIENYLSILSDTSVISLLSPYYKNLTTELKKARKIYFNDLGLRNSILNNFLLLESRIDKGVMLENFILNELKTQFNGKINYWRTAGKAEVDFILHINSGVVPIEVKSQTKPGKSFHSFIKSYKPKRALVFTEKDLGVKQIENTKIGFIPHYFI